One part of the Streptomyces nigra genome encodes these proteins:
- a CDS encoding PE-PGRS family protein, translating into MSLTLPGELVWVLDLLGYNWPEADEEALHQVAETWRGFGAQLEKIEAEGEGFARTVVAANVGSAIEGFSKDWGAYTGANGEDRYLPDAKLACEVIALAFDAAAIAVLTAKLSVIAQLIALAIEIIAAQAAAPFTFGLSELGAMGATQATRVIVRELLDRLKKEVMEAVTKAMQHATVDALKKVAKRVVKEQVQQIVQEKVVDAAKEKAREAAVGMAQNVGQQGIEAYFDARSGVDLGETADVAKKAGGEYLDGLKTEVTGGEGSSLAGYVDPQTYIDRGTEAITGAAGDRVQRGVDALSGRGGAAGGEQGSAESTPPADPPADPSTDAPADPPAVPAAAGAPTAATSSAGSRPAGPPAASGVGDDWARNEFG; encoded by the coding sequence ATGTCGCTCACTCTGCCCGGCGAGCTCGTCTGGGTCCTGGATCTGCTCGGCTACAACTGGCCCGAGGCCGACGAGGAGGCGCTCCACCAGGTCGCCGAGACCTGGCGCGGCTTCGGCGCACAACTCGAGAAGATCGAGGCGGAGGGCGAGGGCTTCGCCCGCACCGTCGTCGCCGCCAACGTCGGCTCCGCCATCGAGGGCTTCAGCAAGGACTGGGGCGCCTACACCGGAGCCAACGGCGAGGACAGGTATCTGCCCGACGCGAAGCTCGCGTGCGAGGTGATCGCCCTGGCCTTCGACGCGGCCGCGATCGCGGTCCTCACCGCGAAGCTCTCCGTCATCGCCCAGCTCATCGCCCTGGCCATCGAGATCATCGCGGCGCAGGCCGCGGCGCCCTTCACCTTCGGACTGTCCGAACTCGGGGCGATGGGCGCGACCCAGGCCACCCGGGTGATCGTCCGCGAGCTGCTCGACCGCCTGAAGAAGGAGGTCATGGAGGCCGTCACCAAGGCCATGCAGCACGCCACCGTGGACGCCCTGAAGAAGGTCGCCAAGCGGGTCGTCAAGGAGCAGGTCCAGCAGATCGTCCAGGAGAAGGTCGTCGACGCGGCCAAGGAGAAGGCCCGCGAGGCCGCCGTCGGCATGGCCCAGAACGTCGGCCAGCAGGGCATCGAGGCTTACTTCGACGCCCGCTCCGGCGTCGATCTCGGGGAGACGGCCGACGTCGCGAAGAAGGCGGGCGGTGAGTATCTGGACGGCCTGAAGACGGAGGTCACGGGGGGCGAGGGCTCGTCGCTCGCCGGCTACGTCGACCCGCAGACGTATATCGACCGTGGGACGGAGGCGATCACGGGCGCGGCCGGCGACCGTGTGCAGCGGGGAGTCGACGCGTTGAGCGGGCGTGGTGGGGCTGCGGGCGGGGAGCAGGGGTCCGCTGAATCGACTCCGCCCGCCGACCCGCCCGCCGACCCGTCCACAGACGCACCCGCCGACCCGCCCGCCGTACCTGCGGCGGCCGGCGCGCCCACGGCTGCGACATCCTCGGCAGGCTCCCGTCCCGCCGGCCCTCCGGCTGCGTCGGGGGTCGGCGACGACTGGGCTCGGAACGAGTTCGGGTGA
- a CDS encoding SUKH-4 family immunity protein — translation MPEINADDWARIEAWRELSTRDRRVFSVLGPAQSGKSAYLLAVRDRWPSATLIDCRGLSADAVATRMREECGAAPAGRPCVLLLANVQYAGEVLTSTEPTRVAETLAPGFRRFQGREVWVMAEYDLDLVASPRHAEYEVNHPVPTMTAVSAEAEAATASRLSALAAAELRQVPLPVWQLLCSASGAPSDVPTLLQFAEEHPDLLVLEDKGHAAVAFRSEALLHAWRRRQPWDAAAQSRAVEALVSAATDGGPGPWSEQGPVRQYAAQALPPHAALAGALPQLLSDGRLLAHFSVGALREALALAYPDGVPYGSAASMLHYLEIQGVSPSSQGEWVAWLHHAALSSGRTELADGLLAAGVPLPWRTTWSRWRPSGIFGRIEGDAGRVHELGVLTGESGPTVVTARDVTTGKIAHPKSKYLRQEWSPTTGDPVAAPVEVHASLSDDHLPWSSPRRSEGHEVPDVAFAEHTDDGWKLETHTVPRPPACPQAVIKGLYVDGHWVLAGTAGLFAVSVEPSASTTQETTYPKGPLIAAHTRPAPWPLPPSAAAALRDEGMRGWLEETFGAGACHPLAEEQLPHGLKHPAARDLLTRTGLPEIGDFLHLDITARGDSPLVEVAWPGRGRDVPRQRRAKCEAPSSGPFYELGTWMYSRLLLDGSTGRLFRDTTGGSPDPIAGSSLPQFFAMVRLYDEFRRTHFPYVTDHKDAQENLARWCEQIDGTAARSETWTLILEGYDFEDSTWDLASCGLEWI, via the coding sequence GTGCCCGAGATCAACGCTGACGACTGGGCTCGTATCGAGGCTTGGCGGGAGCTGTCCACTCGGGACCGGAGGGTGTTCTCCGTCCTCGGCCCCGCGCAGAGCGGCAAGAGCGCGTATCTCCTCGCGGTCCGGGACCGCTGGCCCAGCGCCACACTGATCGACTGCCGTGGCCTGAGTGCCGACGCGGTGGCCACGCGCATGCGCGAAGAGTGCGGTGCGGCCCCTGCCGGTCGTCCCTGTGTCCTCCTCCTCGCGAACGTTCAGTACGCGGGCGAGGTCCTGACGTCGACCGAGCCGACCCGCGTCGCGGAGACCCTGGCTCCGGGATTCAGGCGGTTCCAAGGCCGTGAGGTATGGGTCATGGCGGAGTACGACCTGGACCTGGTGGCTTCTCCTCGACATGCCGAGTACGAAGTCAACCATCCCGTGCCGACCATGACCGCCGTGTCAGCCGAGGCGGAGGCCGCCACAGCCAGCCGGCTGAGCGCGCTGGCCGCTGCCGAGCTGCGACAGGTGCCTCTTCCCGTCTGGCAGTTGCTGTGCTCCGCGAGCGGGGCGCCTTCGGATGTGCCGACTCTCCTCCAGTTCGCGGAGGAGCACCCGGATCTCCTGGTTCTGGAGGACAAGGGCCATGCAGCCGTCGCTTTCCGATCCGAAGCACTGCTCCATGCATGGCGGCGCAGGCAACCCTGGGATGCGGCGGCCCAATCCCGCGCCGTCGAGGCGCTGGTGTCCGCGGCGACGGACGGCGGGCCGGGGCCCTGGTCCGAACAGGGACCGGTGAGGCAGTACGCCGCTCAGGCCCTCCCCCCGCACGCCGCGCTGGCCGGCGCCCTCCCTCAACTCCTCAGCGACGGGCGGCTACTGGCCCATTTCTCGGTCGGCGCCCTCCGTGAGGCCCTCGCCCTCGCGTACCCCGACGGCGTGCCGTACGGAAGTGCGGCCTCAATGCTGCACTATCTGGAGATCCAGGGCGTCTCCCCCTCATCCCAGGGTGAGTGGGTCGCCTGGCTCCACCACGCCGCGCTCAGTTCAGGCCGTACGGAGCTGGCCGACGGACTGCTGGCCGCGGGCGTCCCGCTGCCGTGGCGGACGACGTGGTCGCGCTGGCGCCCATCCGGCATCTTCGGTCGCATCGAGGGCGACGCCGGCCGTGTCCACGAACTCGGCGTGCTGACAGGAGAGTCGGGCCCGACGGTTGTTACGGCCCGGGACGTGACGACCGGCAAGATCGCTCACCCGAAGTCCAAGTACCTCCGCCAGGAGTGGAGCCCGACGACCGGGGACCCTGTCGCGGCTCCGGTCGAGGTCCACGCCTCTCTGTCGGACGACCATCTCCCCTGGAGCAGCCCGCGACGCTCCGAGGGTCACGAGGTACCGGACGTCGCCTTCGCCGAGCACACGGACGACGGCTGGAAGCTGGAAACGCACACCGTCCCTCGCCCGCCCGCCTGCCCCCAGGCCGTGATCAAGGGCCTCTACGTCGACGGGCACTGGGTACTCGCCGGCACCGCAGGCCTCTTCGCTGTATCCGTGGAGCCGTCGGCAAGCACCACACAGGAGACGACATACCCCAAGGGGCCCCTGATCGCCGCACACACCCGCCCCGCCCCCTGGCCGCTACCCCCGTCCGCAGCTGCTGCCTTGCGCGACGAAGGCATGCGGGGCTGGCTCGAGGAGACCTTCGGCGCGGGGGCCTGTCACCCCCTCGCCGAGGAACAGCTTCCCCACGGCCTCAAGCACCCCGCAGCACGGGATCTCCTCACCCGGACGGGTCTGCCGGAGATCGGCGACTTCCTCCACCTCGACATCACCGCGCGCGGGGACAGCCCACTGGTCGAGGTGGCCTGGCCCGGCCGGGGACGCGACGTCCCTCGGCAACGCCGCGCAAAATGCGAGGCGCCCAGCAGCGGCCCTTTCTACGAGCTCGGCACATGGATGTACTCCAGGCTCCTGCTCGACGGCAGCACCGGCCGGCTCTTCCGGGACACCACGGGCGGCTCCCCCGACCCCATCGCCGGCAGCAGCCTCCCCCAGTTCTTCGCCATGGTCCGTCTTTACGACGAGTTCCGCAGGACTCACTTTCCCTACGTCACCGACCACAAGGACGCTCAGGAAAACCTCGCCAGGTGGTGCGAGCAGATCGATGGCACCGCCGCCCGGTCCGAGACCTGGACGCTCATCCTCGAGGGCTACGACTTCGAGGACAGCACGTGGGACCTGGCGTCGTGCGGGCTGGAATGGATCTGA
- a CDS encoding SUKH-4 family immunity protein yields MRFGEWQALCSVLGADFDEAELHTIATESPLVTVAPSAHRPIGFTHERDARTLRSDIPATARLPHPRADPPLPHHNRLPHRQRLPQPQHPQPRRHRLHRTRFGRHQRLRNTPYYGDLPDEVTSALTWPMETGRARPTSRQQLLAHDDTQEGPDFLFLGALLRTGQLTVLAGPGGLFAVQGTDPAPLPGPPLLGTKTAAGPTLLTDISGTTAADLPQLFPDASALCTPLESLPPGLADETARRVLTEIGLPVMQEKGIRLEPDYDKFLFELPWTKDIEPPAETGPFFQIGLWSGAELVIDGPTGHILRMPRSNDENGLDGYLVATKLDRFLAMVTWWITGHRILDTIGNGDEEHLFRQHTEDAVWIIDNAGSQAQIWTYALYND; encoded by the coding sequence GTGCGCTTCGGCGAGTGGCAGGCCCTGTGCTCCGTGCTCGGCGCCGACTTCGACGAGGCAGAACTGCACACCATCGCCACGGAGTCACCGCTCGTCACAGTCGCCCCCTCCGCGCACCGTCCAATCGGCTTCACCCACGAACGCGACGCCCGGACACTCCGGAGCGACATCCCCGCAACTGCCCGCCTGCCTCACCCACGAGCCGACCCGCCGCTTCCTCACCACAACCGGCTTCCCCACCGTCAACGACTTCCTCAGCCTCAACACCCACAACCTCGCCGGCACCGGCTTCACCGAACACGCTTTGGAAGGCACCAAAGACTTCGAAACACGCCCTATTACGGCGACCTTCCCGACGAAGTCACCAGCGCACTCACGTGGCCGATGGAAACAGGCCGGGCCCGGCCTACCAGCAGGCAGCAACTCCTCGCCCATGACGACACCCAAGAAGGACCCGACTTCCTCTTCCTCGGCGCCCTCCTGCGCACCGGCCAACTGACCGTACTCGCCGGACCCGGTGGACTCTTCGCCGTCCAAGGCACCGACCCCGCACCCCTGCCCGGACCACCGCTCCTGGGCACCAAAACCGCGGCCGGCCCCACCCTCCTCACGGACATCTCCGGCACGACCGCAGCCGACCTGCCACAACTTTTCCCCGACGCCAGCGCCTTGTGCACTCCGCTCGAGTCCCTGCCGCCAGGGTTGGCCGATGAGACGGCCCGCCGCGTTCTCACCGAGATCGGGCTCCCCGTCATGCAGGAAAAAGGCATCCGGCTGGAACCCGACTACGACAAGTTCCTGTTCGAGCTGCCCTGGACCAAAGACATCGAACCGCCGGCGGAAACCGGCCCGTTCTTCCAGATCGGCCTCTGGTCAGGCGCCGAACTCGTCATCGACGGCCCCACCGGCCACATCCTGCGCATGCCACGCAGCAACGACGAAAACGGCCTCGACGGCTACCTCGTCGCCACGAAGCTTGACCGCTTCCTCGCCATGGTCACCTGGTGGATCACCGGCCACCGCATTCTGGACACCATCGGCAACGGCGACGAAGAACACCTCTTCCGGCAGCACACCGAAGACGCCGTCTGGATCATCGACAACGCCGGCTCCCAAGCCCAGATCTGGACCTACGCCCTCTACAACGACTGA
- a CDS encoding WXG100 family type VII secretion target, with translation MSGGESLGEEIVELGIEVVRPGGRPGELEAAAKAWRLLKSEVEGMVKALDKDVRATVGHTWRGEAARAFQAHWDEFAAAVNGATDTFDEAAKGLDDAAKGIREVNEEIEDIYVEIGISIGVSVGMSFLTLGVSAAVGTARVTMLAARALDAAGRLGRFLRLIGSRFGTLYNSGKARRILAEGLLNWAGGTAGGMITSQFSGKGWEVGTNMIGGLTGATVGTVAGRAATAVGGKEFFSGMAGGAAGGMSGDYLDSLRKGEDFDLRQSAVTGITGGAAGGLGGGARAFDRGLDDMARGLRNDNDFAYSGDRPEHQQVGTDAVFGASTPVAGGVSANAAKDGFDGVDEGSQGARKSAGRGSDGAGRTATDRIREDFG, from the coding sequence GTGAGCGGAGGCGAGTCCCTTGGCGAAGAGATCGTCGAGCTCGGCATCGAGGTCGTCAGGCCGGGTGGACGTCCGGGGGAGCTGGAGGCCGCAGCGAAGGCCTGGCGCCTACTGAAGTCTGAGGTCGAGGGCATGGTGAAAGCCCTGGACAAGGATGTTCGGGCGACGGTGGGACACACTTGGCGCGGCGAGGCGGCCCGTGCCTTTCAAGCTCACTGGGATGAGTTCGCGGCCGCCGTGAACGGCGCCACTGACACGTTCGACGAGGCTGCGAAGGGTCTCGACGACGCCGCGAAGGGCATTCGCGAGGTCAATGAGGAGATCGAGGACATCTATGTCGAGATCGGGATCTCCATCGGAGTGTCCGTCGGAATGTCCTTCCTCACCCTGGGTGTCTCTGCCGCAGTTGGTACAGCTCGTGTGACCATGCTCGCCGCCAGGGCTCTGGACGCTGCGGGACGGCTCGGCCGGTTCCTACGATTGATCGGTTCCAGATTCGGCACCCTTTACAACTCCGGAAAGGCCCGACGAATCCTGGCCGAGGGGCTCCTGAACTGGGCCGGTGGCACGGCTGGGGGCATGATCACCAGCCAGTTCAGCGGCAAAGGCTGGGAGGTCGGCACGAATATGATCGGCGGGCTGACCGGTGCCACCGTCGGGACCGTCGCCGGCAGGGCGGCGACCGCGGTGGGCGGTAAGGAATTCTTCAGCGGCATGGCCGGAGGCGCTGCCGGTGGGATGTCCGGGGACTACCTGGACTCCTTGCGTAAGGGCGAGGACTTCGACCTTCGGCAGAGCGCCGTCACGGGGATCACAGGGGGCGCCGCCGGAGGGCTCGGCGGTGGCGCTCGAGCGTTCGACAGGGGCCTTGACGACATGGCCCGGGGGCTGAGGAACGACAACGACTTCGCCTACTCCGGCGATCGGCCGGAGCATCAGCAGGTGGGTACGGACGCCGTGTTCGGGGCGTCCACGCCGGTCGCGGGAGGGGTCTCAGCGAACGCGGCGAAAGACGGCTTCGACGGGGTGGACGAGGGCTCCCAAGGTGCGCGGAAGTCTGCCGGGCGGGGCAGCGACGGGGCCGGCAGGACAGCCACGGACCGGATTCGTGAGGACTTCGGATGA
- a CDS encoding WXG100 family type VII secretion target, with protein MQYGVLHQEFGGELMTFGGFDVDTAVLRRQGQNFTDLGADFAKASKQLGTALEGLGEPWSDADFGDVFGEIYTPIRDGILASMDSLAERLQQIGHTLQDNARTYDASDTSNSGLLSGIAGQL; from the coding sequence GTGCAATATGGCGTGCTGCACCAGGAGTTCGGGGGAGAACTGATGACGTTCGGCGGATTTGACGTGGATACGGCTGTGCTGCGACGGCAGGGCCAGAATTTCACCGACCTCGGAGCCGATTTCGCCAAGGCGTCCAAACAACTGGGGACTGCTCTGGAAGGGCTGGGAGAGCCCTGGTCAGACGCTGATTTCGGAGATGTCTTCGGTGAGATCTACACGCCGATCCGGGACGGAATCCTCGCCTCGATGGACAGCCTCGCCGAACGGCTCCAGCAGATCGGGCACACGCTTCAGGACAACGCCCGTACGTACGACGCCTCCGATACGTCGAACAGCGGGCTGTTGAGCGGCATCGCCGGGCAACTCTGA
- a CDS encoding SUKH-4 family immunity protein produces MTLEQALAELLEWSENGTESVAEVTGPPGSGRTETLLRLSEARSETVVVDATGLTCEDVIERVMSAAGCAALPEKRADWGWELEGSPLAGGLVVILNAHRAGRTRRSSEPERMVHRFTVELAVAGRLKVLIERDLPDVRRAHGHLVVALRPNTADGPVGLLPDGLDSEALRALALAEVRRAPMPVWTALAQALAPHVGRSLDVAAALEASGDLLEVDGEGWVRFRDERHAEALRRSTAAEVSRAVNGELVAWLGDQAAGGPTGQYLAQGLAMHAVQAGEFDAVQRSGRLVARIDQVPLIDAAHADDAYAVSGTSPAGDAVNLWMCGVDSLAQGEWASWLHLMSTVRGDAETATEIASSGVPLPWKVRWAHWRPPGALSATYVRPGPLGDPVIAPEDYLPGRHAVAAPGEWDGRHRVWDAKTGEELAGPWPEPLPAPGQREPLWPTDAERNVTPDWDDLTVFETLEPPFVSGQVRVGDLLIVTGLGGIFAVEIHDPSVSEGISKVHGEPLFDDSGLVPALHRGLAAQPRGTYDHHLFEPGVVRRLPATLLPDAVTDPEARRVLTDVGLPAFQGASLRIEALDKVGLPLLSLDDQQEDSAATAGPYFRIGAWGDGDLATEGATGRVVVLGAADWGHVEDDFDSYFDDEPDEAEDEEQEVSAVVVAGSLVSFIDRLQHYLVARCMLASAGSRIERTAIRDDLESSLPDDGPATDMSFWTAALRSTD; encoded by the coding sequence GTGACCCTCGAGCAAGCCCTGGCCGAGCTCCTGGAGTGGTCGGAGAACGGGACCGAGAGTGTGGCCGAGGTGACCGGCCCTCCTGGGTCCGGGCGGACGGAGACGCTGCTGCGGCTGAGTGAGGCCCGCAGCGAGACAGTGGTCGTGGATGCCACGGGGCTGACGTGTGAGGACGTCATCGAACGGGTCATGAGCGCCGCAGGATGCGCTGCTCTGCCGGAGAAGCGGGCGGACTGGGGGTGGGAGCTGGAAGGCTCCCCGCTCGCGGGCGGGCTGGTCGTCATCCTCAACGCCCACCGGGCGGGCCGTACTCGGCGCTCCAGTGAGCCGGAGCGCATGGTGCACCGCTTCACCGTCGAACTGGCTGTGGCCGGCCGTCTCAAGGTCCTCATCGAGCGGGACCTGCCGGATGTCCGTCGGGCGCATGGTCACCTGGTCGTGGCACTGCGGCCCAACACCGCCGACGGCCCGGTGGGACTCCTGCCGGACGGCTTGGACAGCGAGGCTTTGCGTGCCCTCGCGCTGGCCGAGGTCCGTCGTGCTCCGATGCCCGTCTGGACCGCCCTGGCGCAAGCATTGGCACCTCACGTGGGTCGATCTCTGGATGTTGCCGCAGCGCTGGAGGCTTCCGGGGACCTCCTGGAGGTGGACGGAGAAGGCTGGGTCCGCTTCCGCGACGAGCGCCACGCCGAGGCGCTGCGTCGGAGCACCGCCGCCGAGGTCTCACGGGCTGTGAATGGGGAGTTGGTCGCATGGTTGGGCGACCAGGCTGCGGGCGGGCCGACGGGCCAGTACCTGGCACAAGGGCTGGCGATGCACGCCGTACAGGCAGGCGAGTTCGACGCGGTTCAGCGCTCCGGCAGGCTTGTCGCCCGGATCGATCAGGTCCCCCTGATCGACGCGGCTCACGCCGACGACGCATATGCCGTCAGCGGAACGTCTCCAGCCGGTGACGCCGTCAACTTGTGGATGTGCGGGGTCGATTCACTCGCGCAGGGTGAGTGGGCGTCGTGGCTGCACCTGATGAGTACGGTGCGGGGCGACGCGGAGACCGCCACCGAGATCGCCTCGTCCGGCGTGCCGCTGCCGTGGAAGGTGCGCTGGGCGCACTGGCGGCCGCCGGGTGCCCTGAGCGCCACGTACGTACGGCCCGGGCCACTGGGCGACCCCGTCATCGCTCCCGAGGACTACCTCCCCGGCCGCCACGCCGTTGCCGCTCCGGGCGAGTGGGACGGGCGGCACCGCGTCTGGGACGCGAAGACCGGCGAGGAACTGGCCGGACCCTGGCCGGAGCCCCTCCCGGCACCGGGGCAGCGCGAGCCGCTCTGGCCCACCGACGCCGAACGCAACGTCACACCCGACTGGGACGACCTGACCGTCTTCGAAACCCTGGAACCCCCCTTCGTGTCGGGGCAGGTGAGGGTCGGCGACCTCCTGATCGTGACGGGGCTCGGCGGCATCTTCGCGGTCGAGATCCACGACCCGTCCGTGAGCGAGGGCATCAGCAAGGTGCACGGGGAACCGCTCTTCGACGACTCCGGTCTCGTCCCCGCACTGCACCGGGGCCTGGCAGCACAACCCAGAGGCACATACGACCACCACCTCTTCGAACCGGGCGTCGTACGCCGCCTGCCCGCCACCCTGCTGCCCGACGCCGTGACAGACCCCGAAGCACGCCGCGTCCTCACGGACGTCGGACTACCCGCCTTCCAAGGCGCCTCGCTCCGGATCGAGGCTCTGGACAAGGTGGGCCTACCCTTGCTCTCCCTCGACGACCAGCAGGAAGACAGCGCCGCCACCGCTGGCCCGTACTTCCGAATCGGTGCGTGGGGCGACGGTGACCTGGCCACGGAGGGCGCCACGGGGCGGGTCGTCGTATTGGGCGCCGCCGACTGGGGCCATGTGGAGGACGACTTCGACTCCTACTTCGATGACGAGCCCGACGAGGCCGAAGACGAGGAGCAGGAGGTCAGCGCTGTGGTGGTCGCCGGCAGCCTGGTCTCGTTCATCGACCGGCTCCAGCACTACCTCGTTGCCCGCTGCATGCTGGCCTCGGCGGGGAGCCGTATCGAGCGCACCGCGATCAGAGACGACCTCGAGTCCTCGCTGCCCGACGACGGCCCTGCCACAGACATGTCCTTCTGGACGGCAGCGCTGAGATCTACCGACTGA